CCCAATTGCACCAGATGCTCGTCGACAAATTCCGGCTGTCCCTGGCGGACCATGGCCCCCAGACCACAAAAACGGGCCGGAGAATCATGGGGTTCGATGGCCGCGATGACCTCGCGGATGCGGGCCCGGACCCGCCGAAAATCCACGGGACCCGGAGTGACGGCCGGCAATCCGAAGCGGTCCATGGTGCGAGCCTGATGATAGAGGCGGGCCGCGTGCAGCAGCGTCTTGCTGGGCACGCACCCGTGATGCAGACAGTCGCCGCCAAGCCGCCCCTCCTTTTCGATGAGCACGACCCTGGCCCCCAGCCGGGCAGCCCCGGCCACGACGGTCAGTCCCGCCGCCCCGCCACCAATGACGCCAATGTCATAATCAAAAGTGGCCATCTTTCCTCCACGGTCACCCGTTCACATTGGGTCCTGAATTTCATATTTCCCTGGGGCGGTAAATACGGTAGCGCCGGGGGCGGCCCACGTTCCCGAGCATGGCGCATGAGCCGGATTCCGACATGACCGCGACGGAGAACTTCATGACCGCACCCAAGCCCCTGACCCAGATCCTCATGGACTGGTTCCAGGCCAACAACCGTCCCCTGCCCTGGCGCCGGACCTACGCCCCTTACCATGTCTGGATCTCGGAGGTCATGCTCCAGCAAACCCAGATGGAGCGTGGCGTGGCCTATTTCGAGCGCTGGATGGAACGCTTTCCGGATATCAGGACTCTCGCCGAGGCCAGCGAGGACAGTGTGCTCAAGGCCTGGGAAGGATTGGGTTATTACTCGCGGGCCCGCAACCTGCACCGCGCGGCGCGCCAGATACTGGCCGAGCACGGTGGTCGCGTCCCCGACGACATCCAGATCCTGCGCGGCCTGCCCGGTATTGGCCCCTACACCGCTGCGGCCATCGCCAGCATCGCGCACGGCCAGGACGTGCCCGTGGTCGATGCCAATGTGGAGCGGGTCATGAGCCGACTTTTCGATATCGCCGAACCCATCAAATCCCGGGCGGCCCAAAAACGTATCGCTCGGGAATGCTCCCGGCTCCTGCCTCGCGGCCAGGCCCGGATCTTCAATCAGGCCGTGATGGAATTTGGAAGTCTGGTCTGCACCCCGCGCGGGCCATCCTGCGACGCATGCCCGATCGCATCCTGGTGCCAGGCGGTCAGCCTGGGGCTACAGGAAGAACGTCCCGTGACGCCCAAGGCATCCACGCCCATCCACCTTTCCATGGCCACCGGCGTCTTGGTGCATGACGGGCATGTTTTCGTGCAACAGCGCAATGCCGACGATGTCTGGGGC
The genomic region above belongs to Deltaproteobacteria bacterium and contains:
- the mutY gene encoding A/G-specific adenine glycosylase — protein: MTAPKPLTQILMDWFQANNRPLPWRRTYAPYHVWISEVMLQQTQMERGVAYFERWMERFPDIRTLAEASEDSVLKAWEGLGYYSRARNLHRAARQILAEHGGRVPDDIQILRGLPGIGPYTAAAIASIAHGQDVPVVDANVERVMSRLFDIAEPIKSRAAQKRIARECSRLLPRGQARIFNQAVMEFGSLVCTPRGPSCDACPIASWCQAVSLGLQEERPVTPKASTPIHLSMATGVLVHDGHVFVQQRNADDVWGNLWEFPGGVVEEGESPAATVVREYMEETRLRVGRPEPIDAFKHSYTRYRVTMHAFFVELQSDPKTVTLHAAQEYRWLGWSEVKNLAFPAGHRKLIESLDANTHFQKRVRP